A DNA window from Megalobrama amblycephala isolate DHTTF-2021 linkage group LG11, ASM1881202v1, whole genome shotgun sequence contains the following coding sequences:
- the znf521 gene encoding zinc finger protein 521 encodes MTRRKQAKPRSLKGQDDRLNTKEDSVIVGKKHCSLERRKERDEAREQRGQEKDEGAEEHESANIQQSECKPTYCHGSANHNVGEDEICCLASLSPAHSSTDHEDRCDLGFKGDTHRDHQRLCRRANTPLPGNSSVSLKISQTDISSESPTKSKQGLSNQYEQGSAMSSRHLSLVGESGKKQPPNFPSQDQSGFSVAECTCATSHISSPATPSAAELAPCVEKRKSQFVSNNCLGISKKLKVFNNCVHCHMDPRARPQTQLKDNEIHSSSETFPSELKEHQKEANVMLGHSVLLEAAITAAVQTVLQCSFCPTSLKDLKALQEHVRQSHNSALIESNVFFCSQCFQGFLTKDTLDNHVRQTHCKNQSLKLDPDAEETAERKSLQFCPYCAHLPTFSSKVKLMQHIKKTHKNLMNLKEGRTMGSPQSIKSLAKKTSNGVLPSTDFICDHCGAKYTNLDLFQTHLSSHLKSMLPKFTCPECLKDFPNQESFKEHTVSHFSNSSTLYICESCSRSFTSVKDLHGHLLEMHTVVFYRCSLCQQVFDSKVSIQVHLASEHSNKRTTFHCTSCEWDFKQEHDLHLHVKQKHLDKQCKMYSCIFCAESFTTDIELQCHITTHSDKCSPCVCTNTRSPLEVEKLCAKSAEGNNVTPPPVSEPVAKDSAGMLPVNSEIRVGKVELLFSPPTESKGKANLNDPMFACEICGASYTMQSLLANHQLRDHHIQPGESGTLKRKVEAIQGSHKCKDCSKTFFTEMALWEHVQTHLGPTKHCQCPICGERFPSLLTLTEHKVTHSRSLDTGNCRICKLPLHSEEDFLEHCQRHPDLHNSLTGFRCVVCMQTVTSTLELKIHGTFHMQKVQGDDLISSCMDPSNLNPDLKISSSVAQQETVTMNVSTFEHRLRDNKTSISVVNCCSATALIPEERSNKNTLTQTTTV; translated from the exons ATGACTCGTCGAAAGCAGGCGAAGCCCAGATCTTTGAAAG GTCAAGATGACAGGTTAAATACAAAGGAAGATAGTGTGATTGTGGGGAAGAAGCATTGTTCCTTGGAAAGGAGAAAAGAAAGGGACGAGGCAAGGGAACAACGTGGGCAGGAGAAGGATGAAGGTGCTGAAGAACATGAGAGTGCAAACATACAGCAATCAGAATGCAAACCGACGTACTGCCATGGTTCAG CAAATCATAATGTTGGGGAAGATGAAATATGTTGTTTAGCATCTCTTTCCCCTGCTCACTCCTCCACTGACCATGAAGATAGATGTGACCTTGGATTCAAGGGAGACACACATAGAGATCATCAGAGACTGTGCAGGAGGGCAAACACCCCTTTGCCTGGAAATAGTTCAGTATCTCTCAAAATATCCCAAACGGATATCAGCAGTGAGAGCCCCACAAAAAGCAAACAGGGCTTGAGTAATCAGTATGAACAGGGTAGTGCTATGTCCTCCCGACATCTCTCTCTTGTGGGGGAATCTGGGAAAAAACAACCTCCAAATTTTCCTTCACAAGATCAATCAGGCTTCTCAGTGGCAGAATGCACCTGTGCAACCTCACACATCTCCAGTCCAGCCACTCCAAGTGCTGCAGAACTGGCTCCTTGTGTAGAAAAGAGAAAGTCTCAGTTTGTCTCAAACAATTGTTTAGGAATCTCCAAAAAGCTCAAAGTTTTCAATAATTGTGTTCATTGTCACATGGACCCTAGAGCACGTCCACAGACCCAACTCAAGGACAATGAAATCCACTCAAGTTCTGAGACTTTTCCATCTGAACTAAAGGAGCACCAGAAAGAGGCTAATGTGATGCTAGGACACTCCGTGTTGCTTGAAGCCGCAATCACGGCGGCTGTTCAGACGGTTCTTCAGTGTAGCTTCTGTCCCACATCTTTAAAGGACCTGAAAGCCCTTCAAGAGCACGTTCGCCAATCACACAACTCGGCTTTAATCGAGAGCAACGTCTTTTTCTGCTCGCAGTGCTTCCAAGGATTCCTGACAAAGGACACGCTAGATAATCACGTGCGGCAGACGCACTGTAAAAACCAGAGCCTGAAACTAGATCCAGATGCGGAAGAAACCGCAGAAAGGAAGTCTTTGCAATTCTGTCCATACTGCGCACATTTGCCTACGTTTAGCAGTAAGGTAAAACTGATGCAGCATATCAAAAAGACACACAAGAACTTGATGAACCTTAAAGAGGGGAGGACAATGGGTTCGCCCCAGTCAATCAAGAGTCTGGCCAAAAAAACTAGCAATGGTGTATTACCCTCAACCGACTTCATCTGTGACCACTGTGGGGCTAAATACACCAATCTGGATCTGTTTCAAACTCACTTGAGTTCCCACCTGAAGAGTATGCTTCCAAAATTCACGTGTCCAGAGTGTTTGAAGGATTTCCCAAACCAGGAATCTTTTAAGGAACACACAGTGTCTCATTTTAGCAATTCGTCTACGCTCTACATCTGTGAGAGCTGCAGTAGGTCCTTCACCAGTGTCAAAGACTTACATGGGCACCTACTTGAGATGCACACCGTTGTGTTTTACCGATGTTCCCTCTGCCAGCAGGTGTTCGACTCTAAGGTGTCTATTCAGGTTCACCTGGCCTCCGAACACAGTAACAAGAGAACCACGTTCCACTGTACGTCGTGCGAATGGGACTTCAAGCAAGAGCATGACTTGCACCTGCACGTCAAACAGAAACATCTCGACAAACAATGCAAGATGTACAGTTGCATCTTCTGCGCAGAGTCCTTTACCACAGACATCGAGTTGCAGTGTCATATCACAACACATAGCGACAAATGCAGTCCCTGCGTCTGTACCAACACCAGATCTCCCCTCGAGGTCGAGAAACTCTGTGCCAAGAGTGCTGAAGGTAACAACGTGACCCCTCCACCTGTCTCCGAACCAGTTGCCAAGGACAGCGCTGGAATGCTGCCAGTGAATAGTGAAATAAGAGTCGGTAAGGTGGAATTGCTGTTTAGCCCTCCCACCGAAAGCAAAGGAAAGGCAAATCTGAACGATCCTATGTTTGCCTGTGAAATCTGTGGTGCCTCTTACACCATGCAGTCCTTGCTCGCCAACCACCAGCTGCGAGATCACCACATCCAGCCCGGGGAGAGTGGCACTCTCAAGCGCAAAGTGGAGGCAATCCAAGGGAGCCACAAATGCAAAGACTGTTCCAAGACCTTCTTCACTGAGATGGCACTGTGGGAGCACGTCCAGACTCATCTAGGCCCCACCAAGCACTGCCAATGCCCCATCTGTGGAGAGCGCTTCCCTTCCCTGCTAACTCTGACTGAACACAAGGTCACCCACAGCAGGAGCTTGGACACGGGCAACTGCCGCATCTGCAAGCTTCCTCTTCACAGTGAGGAGGACTTCCTGGAACACTGTCAGAGGCACCCAGACCTGCACAACTCGCTGACAGGCTTCCGCTGTGTCGTGTGCATGCAGACTGTCACCTCCACTCTTGAGCTGAAAATTCATGGAACTTTCCACATGCAGAAAGTCCAGGGTGATGATCTGATCAGCAGCTGCATGGATCCCTCCAACCTTAATCCTGACCTTAAAATCTCCTCAAGTGTTGCTCAGCAGGAAACGGTCACTATGAATGTCAGTACGTTTGAGCATAGACTCAGAGACAATAAGACTAGCATTTCTGTAGTCAATTGTTGTTCGGCTACGGCACTCATACCAGAGGAGAGAAGCAATAAGAACACTCTCACCCAGACAACAACAGTTTGA